The Spirochaetota bacterium genome contains a region encoding:
- a CDS encoding glycosyltransferase family 4 protein: MRVLFLCYRGNPYCGGQGIYLYHLTRELGKLGVEMDVLVGPPYPEPMDEWASVYRIENLNLWCERTMRLPYEKLTRIYSPWNFVDYFLTRFHVFPEMETFSLRAFFRMKGLLREKRYDIVHDVQCLGWGLLPMKAYGMPIVSTVHHPLTMDREADFLIDRGFWEHATTVLFYPLSMQRIVINRLNRVITSSNEGVGTLGKAFGLPEDRLSVVYNGMDVETFRSTGETRRERTLLFVGNTEDHKKGMRYLFEALAMLPEDVTLTIVDEGPPKRLTAWGMIQELGLGKRVVFTGKVDLSTLVGLYSTCTVAVMASLHEGFGLPAAEAMACETPVVATTAGALPEVVGDDGAGILVPPKNPAAIRDAVATLLADAALRKAMGKKGRARAERNFAWPVAARNTLAVYQDVIESYRSRS, encoded by the coding sequence ATGAGGGTCCTTTTCTTGTGCTACCGGGGTAACCCCTACTGCGGAGGGCAGGGGATATACCTCTATCATCTTACCAGGGAGCTCGGAAAGCTCGGGGTCGAGATGGACGTGCTGGTGGGGCCGCCCTATCCGGAACCGATGGATGAGTGGGCGTCGGTGTACAGGATCGAAAACCTGAACCTATGGTGCGAGCGTACCATGCGCCTGCCGTATGAAAAGCTAACCCGGATATACTCGCCCTGGAACTTCGTCGATTACTTTCTCACGCGCTTTCACGTTTTCCCCGAGATGGAAACGTTCAGCCTGCGCGCCTTTTTCCGAATGAAGGGGCTTTTGCGCGAGAAACGCTACGACATCGTTCACGACGTGCAGTGCCTGGGGTGGGGGCTCCTGCCGATGAAGGCGTACGGAATGCCCATCGTCTCGACCGTGCATCACCCGCTCACCATGGACCGGGAGGCCGATTTCCTTATCGACAGGGGGTTCTGGGAGCACGCCACCACGGTGCTCTTCTATCCGCTTTCGATGCAGCGCATCGTCATCAACCGCCTGAACCGCGTCATCACCTCGTCCAACGAGGGCGTGGGGACGCTCGGGAAGGCTTTCGGGCTCCCGGAGGACAGGCTTTCGGTGGTGTATAACGGAATGGACGTCGAGACCTTCCGCAGCACGGGCGAGACGCGCAGGGAGCGGACGCTCCTGTTCGTGGGGAACACCGAGGACCACAAAAAGGGCATGCGCTACCTCTTCGAGGCGCTTGCAATGCTTCCTGAGGACGTCACGCTCACCATCGTGGACGAGGGGCCTCCGAAGCGGCTCACCGCATGGGGCATGATACAGGAGCTGGGACTCGGGAAGCGTGTGGTCTTCACCGGCAAGGTGGACCTCTCCACGCTCGTGGGCCTCTATTCCACCTGCACCGTTGCCGTGATGGCATCGCTGCACGAGGGGTTCGGGCTGCCCGCCGCCGAGGCGATGGCCTGCGAGACTCCGGTGGTCGCGACCACCGCGGGGGCGCTTCCCGAGGTTGTGGGCGACGACGGCGCCGGGATACTCGTGCCGCCAAAAAATCCGGCGGCCATACGGGACGCGGTCGCGACGCTCCTCGCGGACGCCGCGCTTCGAAAGGCGATGGGGAAGAAGGGACGCGCCCGCGCGGAACGGAACTTCGCGTGGCCTGTCGCCGCCAGAAACACGCTTGCGGTATACCAGGACGTTATCGAGTCGTACAGGAGCCGGTCATGA
- a CDS encoding glycosyltransferase family 4 protein: MKICLMSYRGNPYCGGQGIYLMYVARELIKLGHEVHAIVGPPYPFEMEGVALHRVSNHNYFNVRKDYIKPHRPFASLSPLNFYEFVASKFGIFPEIETFSVRAFLKLKELLKEHRFDIIHDNQCLGYGFLLINHFGVPFVSTLHHPLSIDRSTWFEYPSTFTLKMKRILYYPLLMQAIVSNRLDRIITVSHDSAREINKAFGVPMERQSVVYNGMDAGIFHPVKGVKKRRNSLIFVGNVEDRKKGVIYLLKALTLTKNRVHLTIVDGGAPNRNFVPRWIDRFGIQDRVSFTGKIPLEQLVELYSRTEIAVCPSLYEGFGFPAAEAMACEVPVIAATGGALPEVVGEHMKTGYLVPPRDPEALAKGIDFLMDHPDVRHKMGKDARKRVLATFTWENAAREMVKVYEEVIRAHRGL, translated from the coding sequence ATGAAGATATGTCTGATGAGCTACAGGGGCAACCCTTACTGCGGCGGACAGGGCATCTATTTGATGTACGTTGCGCGCGAGCTGATCAAACTCGGCCACGAGGTGCATGCCATCGTGGGGCCTCCCTATCCCTTCGAGATGGAGGGGGTGGCCCTGCACAGGGTAAGCAACCACAACTACTTCAACGTCAGGAAGGACTACATAAAGCCGCACAGGCCGTTCGCGAGCCTCTCTCCGCTCAATTTCTACGAGTTCGTCGCGTCGAAGTTCGGCATTTTCCCCGAGATCGAAACCTTCTCGGTCCGCGCGTTTCTGAAACTCAAGGAGCTTCTGAAAGAGCACCGTTTCGACATCATACACGACAACCAGTGCCTGGGCTACGGCTTTCTTCTCATCAATCATTTCGGCGTGCCGTTCGTCTCGACCCTGCATCATCCGCTTTCGATCGACCGCAGCACCTGGTTCGAGTATCCATCGACATTCACCCTCAAGATGAAGCGCATCCTCTATTATCCGCTCCTCATGCAGGCCATCGTTTCGAACAGGCTGGACCGCATCATCACCGTCTCCCACGATTCCGCCCGCGAGATCAACAAGGCCTTCGGCGTGCCCATGGAGCGCCAGAGCGTGGTCTATAACGGGATGGACGCCGGCATATTCCACCCGGTCAAAGGCGTGAAGAAGCGCAGGAATAGCCTGATCTTCGTGGGAAACGTCGAGGACCGCAAGAAGGGCGTTATCTATCTATTGAAGGCGCTTACGCTCACGAAAAACAGGGTGCACCTGACGATTGTCGACGGCGGCGCCCCCAACAGGAACTTTGTCCCCCGCTGGATCGACCGATTCGGCATACAGGACCGCGTAAGCTTTACGGGCAAGATTCCGCTCGAGCAGCTTGTGGAGCTCTATTCCCGCACGGAGATCGCGGTGTGCCCGTCGCTGTACGAGGGCTTCGGATTTCCGGCGGCCGAGGCCATGGCCTGCGAGGTCCCGGTGATTGCGGCCACGGGCGGGGCGCTTCCCGAGGTGGTGGGCGAGCACATGAAGACCGGCTATCTCGTGCCCCCGCGCGATCCCGAGGCCCTGGCAAAGGGGATCGATTTCCTCATGGACCATCCCGACGTTCGTCATAAGATGGGCAAGGACGCCCGCAAGCGCGTGCTCGCCACGTTCACCTGGGAGAATGCCGCGCGCGAGATGGTGAAGGTCTACGAGGAGGTCATACGTGCTCACCGTGGACTTTGA
- a CDS encoding class I SAM-dependent methyltransferase, giving the protein MLTVDFDLLGVREGDLMLDAGCGEGRHSFECVARGARVCSMDMDMESLRKARYTLAHMKTSRQAHENGAYLCQIGDTLNLPFRGGTFDRIICSEVMEHVSDDHRACGELARVLKKGGRVAITVPTFISELVFDTLTYEYFTSPGGHIRKYVPRRLAGILRENGLEIYGVGFKHSLHTIYWMIRCVVGLHLNDQPFTGAYRRFLALGMGSRFMERVEAFFDHFFPKSIVFYAVKR; this is encoded by the coding sequence GTGCTCACCGTGGACTTTGACCTTCTCGGCGTGCGGGAAGGGGACCTCATGCTTGATGCCGGGTGCGGCGAGGGCAGGCATTCGTTTGAGTGCGTCGCGCGCGGGGCCCGCGTCTGCAGCATGGACATGGACATGGAATCGCTCCGCAAGGCGCGTTACACGCTGGCACACATGAAAACGAGCCGCCAGGCGCACGAAAACGGCGCCTACCTCTGCCAGATCGGCGACACGCTGAACCTGCCGTTTCGCGGCGGGACCTTCGACCGCATCATCTGCTCCGAGGTGATGGAGCACGTGAGCGACGATCATCGCGCGTGCGGGGAACTGGCGCGCGTGTTGAAAAAGGGCGGGCGCGTCGCCATCACCGTGCCGACCTTCATCAGCGAGCTCGTTTTCGACACGCTCACGTACGAGTACTTCACTTCGCCCGGCGGGCACATCCGCAAATACGTTCCGCGCCGGCTGGCCGGCATACTGCGCGAGAACGGCCTGGAGATCTACGGCGTCGGCTTCAAGCACTCGCTGCACACCATTTACTGGATGATCCGCTGCGTCGTGGGCCTTCACCTCAACGACCAGCCGTTTACCGGGGCCTACAGGCGCTTTCTCGCGCTCGGCATGGGCTCGCGCTTCATGGAGCGCGTCGAGGCCTTCTTCGACCACTTCTTTCCCAAGAGCATCGTGTTTTACGCCGTCAAGCGGTGA
- a CDS encoding methyltransferase: MNIRELQSALEEFIFVGQARQLGVFDALDEKSDTAAGLSVRMKFDRRAAVALLDALVEMKYLKKRKECYSVTPETRRRLVVRAGRDYEGDFWSFLLYLVNPWRTLPYVMKHGRPDRSSYAGFSMDDFIRGMDSPWKKKIAPEVVRLCLDLRKGAASVADIGGAPGTVAREFARSGLVTLIYDLKESNDVMRKELSRVKNISVIDGDATKSFPAGVYDIVFLGNLCHGQSPADNAKMFRMARERLSDGGMIAVFDNLKREDHRSATLALHMITQSPLGNVYTRAEYLGWLRNAGFKKLKVVKLSDPAWSLVVGYR; encoded by the coding sequence ATGAACATACGCGAACTGCAATCGGCGCTTGAGGAATTCATCTTCGTGGGACAGGCGCGCCAACTGGGCGTCTTCGACGCGCTTGATGAAAAAAGCGACACCGCCGCGGGCCTGTCCGTGCGCATGAAATTCGACCGTCGCGCCGCCGTCGCGCTCCTCGACGCGCTCGTCGAGATGAAATATCTAAAAAAGCGAAAGGAATGCTATTCGGTGACGCCGGAAACCAGGCGGCGCCTCGTCGTTCGCGCCGGACGTGATTACGAGGGCGATTTCTGGAGCTTTCTCCTGTACCTCGTCAATCCCTGGCGGACGCTCCCCTACGTCATGAAGCACGGCAGGCCCGACAGGTCGAGCTACGCGGGGTTTTCGATGGATGATTTCATCCGCGGCATGGACTCGCCGTGGAAGAAAAAAATAGCCCCTGAGGTCGTGCGCCTGTGCCTCGATCTCCGCAAAGGGGCCGCCAGCGTGGCCGACATCGGCGGCGCTCCCGGCACCGTCGCGCGCGAGTTCGCCCGCAGTGGCCTGGTTACACTCATCTATGACCTGAAAGAATCGAACGACGTAATGCGGAAGGAGCTGTCGAGGGTGAAGAATATCAGCGTAATCGACGGCGACGCGACGAAGTCGTTCCCGGCGGGAGTGTACGATATCGTCTTCCTGGGAAACCTATGCCATGGCCAGTCTCCGGCCGATAACGCGAAGATGTTCCGCATGGCGCGCGAGCGGCTGTCGGACGGCGGCATGATCGCCGTCTTCGATAATCTGAAGCGCGAAGATCACCGCTCCGCGACGCTCGCGCTTCATATGATCACGCAGAGCCCCCTGGGCAACGTCTATACGCGTGCCGAATATCTGGGCTGGCTCAGGAACGCCGGGTTCAAAAAGCTGAAAGTCGTAAAGCTCTCCGATCCCGCATGGAGCCTCGTGGTCGGATATCGCTGA
- a CDS encoding 1,4-dihydroxy-6-naphthoate synthase produces the protein MPAEPVLFGFSPCPNDTYAFHAMLHGRVDTGNYRFASHIEDVESLNHAAFQGAYKLSKLSFHAYLHLAGRYALLNAGSALGFGCGPLVVARGALADLEGTRVAIPGELTTAYLLFRLWSEADIDIHVARFDEIMEGVASGRFDAGLIIHEGRFVYPRFGLEKIVDLGEWWEAETGLPIPLGCIAMRLDGGEDGSERAAGFSRIIRASVRHAFDNPGDSREFVRAHAQEMDEDITRQHIGLYVNDFTLDLGETGRRAIQTLEEMARCRGILEPA, from the coding sequence ATGCCGGCAGAACCTGTTCTGTTCGGGTTTTCCCCGTGTCCCAACGATACCTATGCCTTCCACGCGATGCTGCACGGCCGCGTCGACACGGGGAACTATCGCTTTGCCTCACATATCGAGGACGTTGAAAGCCTCAATCATGCGGCGTTTCAGGGGGCGTACAAACTCAGCAAGCTCTCCTTTCACGCGTATCTCCATCTGGCCGGGCGCTACGCCCTGCTCAACGCGGGCTCGGCGCTGGGCTTCGGCTGCGGGCCGCTGGTAGTCGCGCGCGGCGCGCTCGCCGACCTCGAAGGCACGCGCGTCGCCATTCCGGGAGAGCTGACCACGGCCTATCTGCTCTTCCGGCTCTGGAGCGAGGCCGACATTGACATACATGTCGCGCGCTTCGATGAAATCATGGAAGGTGTCGCCTCGGGACGCTTCGACGCGGGACTCATCATCCACGAGGGGCGCTTCGTCTATCCCCGCTTCGGGCTCGAAAAAATCGTCGACCTGGGCGAATGGTGGGAGGCGGAAACGGGCCTGCCGATTCCGCTGGGCTGTATCGCGATGCGACTCGACGGCGGAGAGGATGGGAGTGAGCGCGCGGCCGGGTTTTCGAGGATCATCCGCGCCTCGGTGCGGCACGCCTTCGACAATCCCGGCGACTCGCGGGAGTTTGTCCGAGCGCACGCGCAGGAGATGGATGAGGATATCACCCGGCAGCACATAGGGCTCTACGTGAACGATTTTACGCTCGATCTCGGCGAAACGGGACGGCGGGCGATTCAGACACTCGAGGAGATGGCACGATGCAGGGGAATTCTCGAACCGGCATAG
- a CDS encoding DUF3795 domain-containing protein has translation MQGKHPSAIISPCGIYCGACPRYRDTAVCRGCRCDGRHDKCDIYDCCVVMGGKNFCHECDCFPCERLISFTRYNPGKSFAHFRHIAIENLNRIRLIGPDEWAREMEIRSDAGDYSISGKNQDGGPDTSPCSCTPLEE, from the coding sequence ATGCAAGGGAAGCATCCGAGCGCCATAATATCACCCTGCGGCATATACTGCGGGGCATGTCCAAGGTACCGCGACACGGCGGTATGCAGGGGATGCCGCTGCGACGGAAGGCATGACAAGTGCGACATTTACGATTGCTGCGTCGTTATGGGCGGTAAAAACTTCTGCCACGAATGCGACTGTTTCCCCTGCGAACGGCTGATAAGCTTCACCCGGTATAATCCCGGAAAGTCCTTCGCCCATTTCAGGCATATCGCCATAGAAAACCTCAACCGGATCAGGCTTATCGGGCCCGATGAATGGGCACGGGAAATGGAAATCCGAAGCGACGCAGGCGACTACTCCATCAGCGGAAAAAACCAGGACGGCGGTCCGGACACCTCACCCTGCTCCTGCACACCCCTTGAAGAATAG